In one Musa acuminata AAA Group cultivar baxijiao chromosome BXJ2-5, Cavendish_Baxijiao_AAA, whole genome shotgun sequence genomic region, the following are encoded:
- the LOC103985206 gene encoding leucine-rich repeat receptor-like serine/threonine-protein kinase BAM1: protein MVPSLLLLTLFTVVSPTTCASLQSDALVLASIRKGFHSSTPELGSWNTTDLSSACSWFGVRCEHGRVVAVDLSNLNVSGSASLEISGLDSLVNLSLAGNQLQGAITVSDLPSLRYLNISSNLFDGGLDWDYASLPNLEVLDAYDNNFTACLPSGLDGSKRIKYVDLGGNYISGRIPASYGSLTRLEYLSLNGNDLRGRIPGELGNLTSLKQLYLGYYNVFDGGIPTELGKLTNLVHLDLPSCGLDGEIPPEIGNLTNLDTLFLHSNRLSGPIPTTLGNLTRLALLDLSNNALTGEVPHELAALAELSLLNLFMNRLHGSIPEFVAGLPDLETLQLFMNNFTGAIPEKLGSSGRVRVLDLSSNKLTGVVPAHLCPLNELKVLILLNNFLFGPIPDSLGECLSLTRLRLGQNYLNDSIPSGLLYLPNLNLLELQSNYLSGLIPENDPNRGHNPTQLAQLNLSNNLLTGPIPSSISDLSSIQTLLLGSNQLAGPIPGAIGQLRRMVKLDLSSNGLSGSIPPEIGSCTQLTYLDLSQNNLSGSIPAEIAGVSILNYLNLSRNHLIDSIPRSIAAMRSLTAADFSFNDLSGELLEAGQLGYLNASAFVGNAGLCGPAVNNPCEITVSPVQAQRGAGDFKLVFALGLLLCSLVFAAAAAVRARSHRGSAEWRLTAFQKVDFGVSDVLECMKDGNVVGRGGGGVVYMGRTRAGDAIAVKQLRAGGHDHGFRAEVRTLGSIRHRNIVRLLAFCTNQETNVLVYEYMGNGSLGEVLHGKGGGFLGWDRRYRIAVEAARGLCYLHHDCSPMIVHRDVKSNNILLGAGFEAHVADFGLAKFLQHGGASETMSAIAGSYGYIAPEYAYTLKVDEKSDVYSFGVVLLELITGRRPVGGFGDGVDIVQWAKSVTSCSRDNAAAIVDPRLSTVPVDELMHVFFVAMLCVQENSVERPTMREVVQMLSEFPHHVPENQSPSSSSTARDKKQTNYCKLFPDLLT, encoded by the exons ATGgtcccttctcttctccttctcaccTTGTTCACTGTTGTAAGTCCTACTACTTGTGCTTCACTTCAGAGTGATGCTTTGGTATTGGCTTCCATAAGAAAAGGCTTCCATTCTTCCACCCCAGAACTAGGCAGCTGGAACACTACAGACCTGAGCTCAGCTTGCTCCTGGTTCGGAGTCCGGTGCGAGCACGGCCGCGTCGTCGCCGTGGATCTCTCCAACTTGAACGTTTCTGGCTCTGCTTCGCTCGAGATCTCCGGCCTCGACTCCCTCGTCAACCTCTCGCTCGCCGGAAACCAGCTGCAAGGTGCAATCACAGTGTCCGATTTACCGAGCCTTCGATACTTGAACATCTCGTCCAACCTGTTCGACGGCGGGCTCGACTGGGACTACGCCAGCCTGCCGAACTTGGAGGTGCTCGACGCCTACGACAACAACTTCACGGCATGCTTGCCATCCGGCCTGGATGGCTCGAAGAGAATCAAGTACGTGGACCTTGGGGGCAACTACATCAGCGGGAGGATTCCGGCAAGCTATGGAAGCCTGACCAGATTGGAGTACCTATCTTTGAACGGCAACGATCTCCGTGGCAGGATTCCCGGCGAGCTGGGGAACCTGACGAGCCTCAAACAGCTTTACTTGGGCTACTACAACGTGTTCGACGGCGGCATTCCGACCGAGCTCGGCAAGTTAACCAATCTGGTCCACCTCGACCTCCCTAGCTGCGGCCTCGACGGAGAAATACCGCCGGAGATAGGCAATCTGACCAATCTCGACACGCTGTTCCTCCACTCCAACCGGTTGTCGGGGCCTATCCCAACGACGCTCGGGAACCTAACCCGGCTGGCCCTGCTCGACCTCTCCAACAATGCACTCACGGGAGAGGTCCCCCACGAGCTCGCGGCCCTCGCCGAGCTCAGCCTGCTCAACCTGTTCATGAACCGGCTGCACGGCTCGATACCGGAGTTCGTCGCCGGGCTACCGGACCTGGAAACCCTCCAGCTCTTCATGAACAACTTCACGGGAGCCATACCGGAGAAGCTCGGCTCCAGCGGCCGGGTCCGGGTGCTCGACCTTTCGTCGAACAAGCTCACCGGTGTAGTCCCTGCCCACCTGTGTCCACTAAACGAGCTCAAAGTCCTCATCCTCTTGAACAACTTCTTGTTCGGGCCAATCCCTGATAGCTTAGGTGAGTGTTTGAGCCTCACGAGACTGAGACTTGGCCAGAACTATCTCAATGACAGCATCCCATCAGGCCTTCTTTACCTTCCCAACCTTAACTTGTTAGAGTTGCAGAGCAACTACCTCTCTGGTCTAATACCGGAGAATGATCCTAACAGGGGCCACAATCCAACCCAATTGGCGCAGCTCAACCTATCGAACAACTTGCTCACTGGTCCAATACCATCCTCCATCTCAGACCTGTCTTCGATCCAAACGTTGCTACTTGGGAGCAATCAGCTGGCCGGTCCGATCCCCGGTGCCATCGGCCAGCTACGGCGCATGGTCAAACTCGACCTGAGCAGCAATGGCCTGTCCGGCTCGATCCCGCCGGAGATCGGCAGTTGCACCCAGCTAACCTACCTTGACCTCAGCCAGAACAACCTGTCGGGCTCAATTCCAGCGGAGATTGCAGGGGTTTCGATCCTGAATTACCTGAACCTGTCGCGGAATCACTTGATCGACTCGATACCGAGGTCGATCGCGGCGATGAGGAGCCTTACCGCGGCTGATTTCTCCTTCAACGACCTCTCCGGCGAGCTGCTGGAGGCCGGGCAGCTGGGCTACTTGAACGCCTCCGCGTTCGTGGGCAATGCCGGGCTCTGTGGGCCGGCCGTGAACAACCCGTGCGAGATCACGGTGAGCCCGGTCCAAGCGCAGCGCGGCGCGGGGGACTTCAAGTTGGTCTTCGCGCTGGGGCTGCTGCTGTGCTCGCTGGTGTTCGCGGCCGCCGCGGCGGTGCGAGCCCGGTCTCACCGCGGCAGCGCCGAATGGCGGCTCACCGCGTTCCAGAAGGTGGATTTCGGCGTGTCCGACGTGTTGGAGTGCATGAAGGACGGCAACGTGGTCGGGCGCGGCGGCGGTGGGGTGGTGTACATGGGGCGGACCCGCGCCGGGGACGCCATCGCGGTAAAGCAGCTGCGGGCCGGAGGCCACGACCACGGGTTCAGGGCCGAGGTCAGGACGCTGGGAAGCATCCGCCACCGGAACATCGTGCGCCTGCTGGCCTTCTGCACCAACCAGGAGACCAACGttctggtgtacgagtacatgggGAACGGCAGCCTGGGGGAGGTGTTGCACGGCAAGGGGGGCGGATTCCTGGGCTGGGACCGCCGGTACAGGATCGCGGTGGAGGCAGCGAGGGGGCTGTGCTACCTCCACCACGATTGCAGTCCCATGATCGTACACCGAGATGTTAAGTCCAACAACATCTTGCTGGGCGCGGGGTTTGAGGCACACGTGGCGGACTTCGGGCTGGCCAAGTTCTTGCAGCACGGCGGCGCCTCTGAGACCATGTCTGCCATCGCCGGCTCCTACGGATACATCGCTCCAG AATACGCATACACACTCAAAGTGGACGAGAAGAgcgacgtgtacagcttcggAGTGGTTCTACTTGAACTCATCACGGGTCGACGCCCGGTGGGAGGCTTCGGCGACGGAGTTGACATAGTTCAGTGGGCCAAGAGTGTCACCAGCTGCAGCAGAGACAACGCCGCCGCCATTGTCGACCCAAGGCTGAGCACCGTGCCCGTTGACGAGCTGATGCATGTCTTCTTCGTGGCCATGCTGTGTGTCCAGGAGAACAGCGTGGAGAGGCCGACGATGAGGGAGGTGGTCCAGATGTTGTCTGAGTTCCCTCACCATGTTCCCGAGAACCagtctccctcttcctcttctactgCACGTGACAAGAAGCAGACCAACTACTGCAAGCTCTTTCCGGATCTCTTGACCTAA